One window from the genome of Acuticoccus sediminis encodes:
- a CDS encoding aldehyde dehydrogenase family protein produces MTSSEPRGAMPAYGLFIDNAFTPAASGRTFEVENPATAATIATAAHGDAEDVARAVAAAERSVWGRMPGAERARILTRAADILAERMDDFVAAEVAQTGRPIREMKAQLARTPEWYAYFGALARTHEGRVHPFGGSYLNYSHRRPLGVVGALTPWNHPLLILTKKVAPALAAGNTMVVKPSEIAPLTPLMLGEVLAEAGLPAGAYNVVTGFGPDAGAAVVNHPSIAKIDLTGGTPTGRKVAAIAGERLIPMSAELGGKASVVVFADMVEAGTAGALFASFVAAGQTCVQGARLLVERSVYDEVVETLGRRARAIRVGDPTDPATEMGPLVSARQRETAERYVAIGREEGGRVVAGGARPGGEAFARGYYYTPTVLADVASGARVAQEEIFGPVVCCLPFEDEADAIRLANDTPFGLAASVWSREVSRAHRVAHAIDAGIVWVNDHHRIDPSSPWGGFAASGLGKENGIACYESYTKVQSVVVNLSPEPFDWFEGEAEGKRYS; encoded by the coding sequence ATGACGTCATCCGAACCGCGCGGGGCCATGCCCGCCTACGGCCTCTTCATCGACAACGCGTTCACGCCGGCCGCCTCCGGCCGCACCTTCGAGGTGGAGAACCCGGCGACGGCGGCGACCATCGCAACCGCCGCCCACGGCGACGCCGAGGACGTCGCGCGCGCCGTCGCCGCCGCGGAACGCTCGGTCTGGGGGCGCATGCCGGGGGCCGAGCGCGCCCGCATCCTGACGCGCGCCGCCGACATCCTGGCGGAGCGGATGGACGACTTCGTCGCCGCCGAGGTGGCGCAGACCGGCCGGCCAATCCGCGAGATGAAGGCCCAGCTCGCCCGCACCCCGGAGTGGTACGCCTACTTCGGCGCGCTGGCGCGCACGCACGAGGGGCGCGTCCACCCGTTCGGCGGCTCCTACCTCAACTACTCGCATCGGCGCCCGCTCGGCGTCGTCGGCGCGCTGACGCCGTGGAACCATCCGCTGCTGATCCTCACCAAGAAGGTGGCGCCGGCGCTGGCGGCGGGGAACACCATGGTGGTGAAGCCCAGCGAGATCGCACCGCTGACGCCGCTGATGCTGGGAGAGGTGCTTGCCGAGGCCGGACTGCCGGCGGGCGCCTACAACGTCGTCACCGGCTTCGGACCGGACGCGGGCGCGGCGGTCGTGAACCATCCTTCGATTGCCAAGATCGATCTTACGGGCGGCACGCCGACCGGGCGCAAGGTCGCCGCCATCGCCGGGGAGCGGCTGATCCCCATGTCGGCCGAGCTCGGCGGCAAGGCGTCGGTGGTCGTCTTCGCGGACATGGTCGAGGCGGGGACGGCGGGCGCGCTGTTCGCCTCGTTCGTCGCCGCCGGGCAGACCTGCGTGCAGGGTGCCCGGCTTCTTGTCGAGCGGTCGGTCTACGACGAGGTGGTGGAGACGCTCGGCCGGCGGGCCCGCGCCATCCGCGTCGGCGACCCGACCGACCCGGCGACCGAGATGGGGCCGCTCGTCTCGGCCCGCCAGCGCGAGACCGCGGAGCGCTACGTCGCCATCGGCAGGGAGGAGGGCGGGCGGGTCGTCGCAGGAGGCGCCCGGCCCGGCGGCGAGGCCTTCGCCCGCGGCTACTACTACACGCCGACGGTGCTGGCGGACGTCGCGAGCGGCGCGCGGGTCGCCCAGGAGGAGATCTTCGGCCCCGTCGTCTGCTGCCTGCCCTTCGAGGACGAGGCGGACGCGATCCGGCTGGCGAACGACACGCCCTTCGGACTCGCGGCGAGCGTCTGGTCCCGCGAGGTCTCGCGCGCCCACCGCGTCGCCCACGCCATCGACGCCGGCATCGTCTGGGTGAACGATCACCACCGGATCGACCCGTCCTCGCCGTGGGGCGGCTTCGCGGCCTCGGGGCTCGGCAAGGAGAACGGGATCGCCTGCTACGAGTCGTACACCAAGGTGCAGTCGGTCGTGGTCAACCTCTCTCCCGAGCCGTTCGACTGGTTCGAGGGCGAGGCCGAGGGCAAGCGCTACAGCTGA
- a CDS encoding polysaccharide deacetylase family protein has translation MLPNERLSYAPITDRPALTLPDGKRMVVWIIINIEEWDPTQPMPRTVLTPPAGGSPSPDIPNWAWHEYGNRVGFWRLLKMFDALSLPAVLAINGTAVESYRAITDAALERGWEFMGHGFTQKNMQKVEDEAADIARTTEVISRVTGRRPRGWLGPGLTETWQTPDLLVEAGYEYVCDWVLDDQPVRLQTRGGPIHNIPYTQECNDVAMMLIQHHPAREYFQRASDQFDQLYEDSADATRVMALVLHPYIVGVPHRAPYVRKILEKIAAAPDVAVWNGAQILDWYKEQAPA, from the coding sequence ATGCTGCCCAACGAACGCCTCTCCTATGCGCCGATCACCGACCGGCCGGCCCTGACGCTGCCGGACGGCAAGCGCATGGTGGTGTGGATCATCATCAACATCGAGGAATGGGACCCGACGCAGCCGATGCCGCGCACGGTCCTCACGCCGCCCGCCGGCGGCTCGCCCTCGCCGGACATCCCGAACTGGGCCTGGCACGAGTACGGCAACCGCGTCGGCTTCTGGCGCCTCCTCAAGATGTTCGACGCGCTGTCGCTGCCGGCGGTGCTGGCGATCAACGGCACCGCCGTCGAGAGCTACCGCGCCATCACCGACGCCGCGCTCGAGCGCGGCTGGGAGTTCATGGGCCACGGCTTCACGCAGAAGAACATGCAGAAGGTCGAGGACGAGGCCGCCGACATCGCGAGGACCACCGAGGTGATCTCGCGCGTCACCGGCCGCCGCCCGCGCGGCTGGCTCGGCCCCGGCCTCACCGAGACGTGGCAGACGCCGGACCTCCTCGTCGAGGCGGGCTACGAGTACGTGTGCGACTGGGTGCTGGACGACCAGCCCGTGCGCCTTCAGACGCGCGGCGGACCGATCCACAACATCCCCTACACCCAGGAGTGCAACGACGTCGCGATGATGCTGATCCAGCACCACCCGGCGCGCGAGTACTTCCAGCGGGCGAGCGACCAGTTCGACCAGCTCTACGAGGACAGCGCGGACGCGACGCGCGTGATGGCGCTCGTCCTCCATCCCTACATCGTCGGCGTGCCGCACCGCGCGCCCTATGTCCGCAAGATCCTCGAGAAGATCGCCGCCGCTCCGGACGTCGCCGTCTGGAACGGAGCGCAGATCCTCGACTGGTACAAAGAGCAAGCTCCGGCCTGA
- a CDS encoding DMT family transporter has protein sequence MQPVLLLLGLGVGAVMAIYLPLVGTMGRALSSPVLAAVPFFVVGLISAVTATVLTGQAEGLARLRGLAPWLPLTGFGAFLMIVGSAHLIPRIGASTFFVVIVAGQLAVGAIVAHYGLLGSATVPLTLTKVAGFALVVGGAWLAIR, from the coding sequence ATGCAACCGGTTCTTCTCCTGCTCGGTCTCGGCGTGGGTGCCGTGATGGCGATCTACCTGCCCCTCGTCGGAACGATGGGGCGGGCGCTGTCCTCGCCGGTGCTGGCGGCGGTGCCGTTCTTCGTCGTCGGGCTCATCTCGGCGGTGACGGCCACCGTGCTGACGGGGCAGGCGGAGGGGCTCGCCCGGCTCCGTGGCCTCGCGCCGTGGCTTCCGCTCACCGGGTTCGGCGCCTTCCTCATGATCGTCGGCTCGGCGCATCTGATCCCGCGGATCGGCGCGTCGACCTTCTTCGTCGTCATCGTCGCGGGCCAGCTCGCCGTCGGGGCCATCGTCGCCCACTACGGGCTCCTGGGCTCCGCGACCGTCCCGCTCACCCTGACGAAGGTGGCCGGCTTCGCCCTGGTGGTCGGCGGCGCCTGGCTCGCCATCCGCTGA
- a CDS encoding TRAP transporter large permease — translation MPVPLLVGSALFILVLGAPIFLAILAATFGTFELFAPPMPRMVLPQRMVDGVNKFSLLAIPLFIFAADIIARGQIGSRLVAMVESFCGHVRGGLAIATIIACALFGAMSGIGPAAVVSIGPIVFPALMRQGYSRGFAVGLIVTASTLAMLIPPSVAMILYALQTNTSIGAVFLSGLGSGVLFTIVLCVYAYVYARRHDIATDTRATWPERLKKTREAAFALGLPVIILGGIYGGAFTPTEAAAFACVYAMLVEVLIYRKLSVAELFRISSTSAGTIAIILILVSAGTVLTYYLTLSQVPQQVTATLSGASDVTILFIINVLFLVAGMFADPNSLIIVLTPLIYQAALAAGIDPVHLGAVIVANVALGMVTPPFGLNLFIGITTFRVSYLDVVKAVMPFIVLMLVVLVLITYIPAISLMLPELMR, via the coding sequence ATGCCCGTCCCCCTTCTCGTCGGCTCGGCGCTCTTCATCCTCGTCCTCGGCGCGCCGATCTTCCTCGCGATCCTCGCCGCCACGTTCGGCACGTTCGAGCTGTTCGCCCCGCCGATGCCGCGCATGGTGCTGCCGCAGCGCATGGTCGACGGCGTCAACAAGTTCTCGCTGCTGGCGATCCCGCTCTTCATCTTCGCCGCCGACATCATCGCGCGCGGGCAGATCGGCTCGCGCCTCGTCGCCATGGTCGAGAGCTTCTGCGGTCACGTGCGCGGCGGTCTCGCCATCGCCACCATCATCGCCTGCGCGCTGTTCGGCGCGATGTCGGGGATCGGCCCGGCGGCGGTCGTCTCGATCGGCCCGATCGTCTTCCCGGCACTGATGCGCCAGGGCTACTCGCGCGGCTTCGCCGTCGGGCTGATCGTCACGGCGTCGACGCTCGCCATGCTGATCCCGCCGTCGGTGGCGATGATCCTCTACGCGCTGCAGACCAACACCTCGATCGGCGCGGTCTTCCTCTCCGGCCTCGGCTCGGGGGTCCTGTTCACGATCGTCCTGTGCGTCTACGCCTACGTCTACGCCCGCCGGCACGACATCGCGACGGACACGCGCGCCACGTGGCCGGAGCGGCTGAAGAAGACGCGGGAGGCGGCGTTCGCGCTCGGCCTCCCGGTGATCATCCTCGGCGGCATCTACGGCGGCGCGTTCACGCCCACCGAAGCGGCCGCGTTCGCCTGCGTCTACGCGATGCTGGTGGAGGTGCTGATCTACCGCAAGCTGTCGGTCGCCGAGCTCTTCCGCATCTCGTCGACCTCGGCGGGGACGATCGCCATCATCCTGATCCTCGTGTCGGCCGGGACGGTGCTCACCTACTACCTGACCCTCTCGCAGGTGCCGCAGCAGGTGACGGCGACGCTCTCGGGCGCCTCGGACGTGACGATCCTCTTCATCATCAACGTCCTGTTCCTGGTCGCGGGCATGTTCGCCGACCCGAACTCGCTGATCATCGTGCTGACGCCGCTGATCTACCAGGCCGCGCTCGCGGCGGGGATCGACCCGGTGCACCTCGGGGCGGTGATCGTCGCCAACGTGGCGCTCGGCATGGTGACGCCGCCGTTCGGCCTCAACCTCTTCATCGGCATCACGACCTTCCGCGTGTCCTACCTCGACGTCGTGAAGGCGGTGATGCCGTTCATCGTGCTGATGCTCGTCGTCCTGGTGCTGATCACGTACATCCCGGCGATCTCGCTCATGCTGCCGGAGCTGATGAGGTAG
- a CDS encoding TRAP transporter small permease, whose protein sequence is MQPIVTAARVLLRALDRIVSVAAGIALLVVTFTIFLNATGRYTLGLSFLGGEELARLLTVWITFVAAYTMLREDGHVSIDLVLRVVPPVVQRVFRGLIAVIGTVTMAYLAYRAYQLSAFSLGTGQMGTTLPVPRGLFFVPVCLGAVLMTLAFVEKLVRAITDTLPPLPALADTGAEGTPLTPAAPREETV, encoded by the coding sequence GTGCAGCCCATCGTCACCGCAGCGCGCGTCCTCCTGCGCGCGCTGGATCGCATCGTGTCGGTCGCGGCGGGGATCGCCCTCCTCGTCGTGACCTTCACGATCTTCCTCAACGCCACGGGGCGCTACACGCTCGGCCTGTCCTTCCTGGGAGGCGAGGAGCTGGCGCGCCTCCTCACCGTCTGGATCACCTTCGTCGCCGCCTACACGATGCTGAGGGAGGACGGGCACGTCTCGATCGACCTCGTCCTGCGCGTGGTGCCGCCGGTGGTGCAGCGGGTCTTCCGCGGCCTGATCGCCGTCATCGGCACCGTCACGATGGCCTACCTCGCCTACCGCGCCTACCAGCTCTCCGCCTTCTCGCTCGGCACCGGGCAGATGGGGACGACCCTGCCGGTCCCGCGCGGGCTCTTCTTCGTGCCGGTCTGCCTCGGCGCGGTGCTGATGACCCTCGCCTTCGTCGAGAAGCTCGTGCGCGCCATCACCGACACGCTGCCGCCGCTCCCCGCCCTCGCCGACACCGGCGCCGAGGGCACGCCGCTGACGCCCGCCGCCCCGCGGGAGGAGACCGTCTGA
- a CDS encoding TRAP transporter substrate-binding protein — translation MKFALTVTTAFGLALAAAATFAPEAHAQQVLKIAHILPAGDPRDLGARKVEELVEANASCEMDVQVYPAGQLGMFKDINEGVQFGSIEVSVMPASYIVGTEPLFGVFDLPFFWPGDSEKLRALHQGPAMEKLGESLAKHNMVLLDVWHTGYKQWTGNKPLNTLGQYDGLVSRVMPSPVLAEQQKALGLTPVTMPFPETYSALQSGAIDAQENPNPTSWNMKFHEVQSHLTMTNHGTLDQVILINKPFWEGLSPECKAAIEEALPAASEVTFTETMKQEEEAMADFKANGLTIVELSDDERAALRDAILPKVREFYIESTGDEGKAIVEAFEAEMND, via the coding sequence ATGAAGTTCGCTCTCACCGTGACGACCGCGTTCGGCCTCGCCCTAGCGGCCGCGGCCACCTTCGCTCCCGAGGCGCATGCCCAGCAGGTGCTGAAGATTGCCCACATCCTGCCCGCCGGCGACCCGCGCGACCTCGGCGCCCGCAAGGTCGAGGAACTCGTCGAGGCGAATGCGTCCTGCGAGATGGACGTGCAGGTCTACCCGGCCGGCCAGCTCGGCATGTTCAAGGACATCAACGAGGGCGTGCAGTTCGGCTCCATCGAAGTCAGCGTGATGCCGGCGTCCTACATCGTCGGCACCGAGCCGCTGTTCGGCGTGTTCGACCTGCCGTTCTTCTGGCCCGGCGACAGCGAGAAGCTGCGCGCGCTGCACCAGGGCCCGGCCATGGAGAAGCTCGGCGAATCGCTCGCCAAGCACAACATGGTCCTGCTCGACGTCTGGCACACCGGCTACAAGCAGTGGACCGGCAACAAGCCGCTCAACACGCTCGGCCAGTACGACGGCCTCGTCAGCCGCGTCATGCCGTCCCCGGTGCTCGCCGAGCAGCAGAAGGCCCTCGGCCTGACGCCCGTCACGATGCCGTTCCCGGAGACCTATTCGGCCCTCCAGTCCGGCGCCATCGACGCGCAGGAGAACCCGAACCCGACGTCCTGGAACATGAAGTTCCACGAGGTGCAGAGCCACCTCACGATGACCAACCACGGCACGCTCGACCAGGTCATCCTGATCAACAAGCCGTTCTGGGAGGGGCTCTCGCCCGAGTGCAAGGCCGCCATCGAGGAGGCGCTCCCCGCCGCCAGCGAGGTCACCTTCACCGAGACGATGAAGCAGGAGGAGGAGGCGATGGCCGACTTCAAGGCCAACGGGCTCACCATCGTCGAGCTGTCGGACGACGAGCGCGCGGCGCTGCGTGACGCCATCCTGCCGAAGGTGCGCGAGTTCTACATCGAGAGCACCGGCGACGAGGGCAAGGCGATCGTCGAGGCCTTCGAAGCCGAGATGAACGACTAA
- a CDS encoding cupin domain-containing protein, producing MGSAADDERDEVGVGVRLREMRRAAHLRLKDVAELANCSESMLSKIENGNVSPSINTLHRITRALGTSIGDLFAKPDAGAPFVLRQGRRPTLVRHPLRSGDGISLESLTPFEIEGRLQAQLHIVEPGGASDGLISHEGEEMGYVLEGALELIVDDHRAVLGPGDSFFFASKRPHGYRNVGDTTVRVVWVNSPATY from the coding sequence ATGGGCAGCGCGGCGGACGACGAGCGGGACGAGGTGGGTGTCGGGGTGCGGCTGCGCGAGATGCGCCGCGCCGCGCATTTGCGCCTGAAGGACGTCGCCGAACTGGCGAACTGCTCCGAATCGATGCTCTCCAAGATCGAGAACGGCAACGTCAGCCCCTCGATCAACACGCTGCACCGGATCACCCGCGCGCTCGGCACCTCCATCGGCGACCTCTTCGCCAAGCCGGATGCGGGGGCGCCGTTCGTGCTGCGGCAGGGGCGGCGGCCCACGCTGGTGCGCCACCCGCTGCGCTCCGGCGACGGGATCTCGCTGGAGAGCCTCACCCCGTTCGAGATCGAGGGGCGCCTGCAGGCGCAGCTCCACATCGTCGAGCCCGGCGGCGCGTCCGACGGCCTGATCAGCCACGAGGGCGAGGAGATGGGCTACGTCCTGGAGGGCGCGCTGGAGCTCATCGTCGACGATCACCGCGCCGTCCTCGGCCCCGGCGATTCCTTCTTCTTCGCGTCGAAGCGGCCGCACGGCTACCGCAATGTCGGCGACACGACCGTTCGTGTCGTCTGGGTCAACTCCCCCGCGACCTATTGA
- a CDS encoding polysaccharide deacetylase family protein — protein MTNTLPRQRIDFSPIVDRPPLRLPEGVRLVVWPIVNLEVWEIERPMARQVLPAPTGQTLTPDIPNWAWHEYGMRVGFWRLKAALDRMDIRPTLSINAGVCDSYPPVAAAARDAGWEFMGHSFVQMPTHKLDDQEATIVKSLDTCERFTGKRPIGWLGPGLTQTYETPDLLTRHGVRYCGDFVFDDEPTVMRTDNGELVTLPYTVELNDIPMMLVQHHEGEHFARRVMDQFDRLYQEGAERAKFISVAVHPYISGVPHRIRYFEEIFERMAAHEGVVFWTGEQIYEWFMTTRQAPTAG, from the coding sequence ATGACCAACACGCTTCCGCGCCAGCGCATCGACTTCAGCCCGATCGTCGATCGCCCGCCGCTCAGACTGCCCGAAGGCGTGCGCCTGGTCGTGTGGCCGATCGTCAACCTCGAGGTCTGGGAGATCGAGCGGCCGATGGCCCGGCAGGTCCTGCCAGCGCCGACCGGCCAGACCCTCACCCCCGACATCCCCAACTGGGCGTGGCACGAGTACGGGATGCGCGTCGGCTTCTGGCGCCTGAAGGCGGCCCTCGACCGGATGGACATCCGTCCCACCCTGTCGATCAACGCGGGCGTGTGCGATTCCTACCCGCCCGTCGCCGCCGCCGCGCGCGATGCCGGCTGGGAGTTCATGGGTCACTCCTTCGTCCAGATGCCGACCCACAAGCTGGACGATCAGGAGGCGACCATCGTGAAGTCGCTCGACACTTGCGAGCGCTTCACCGGCAAGCGTCCGATCGGCTGGCTCGGCCCCGGCCTCACCCAGACCTACGAGACGCCCGACCTCCTCACCAGGCACGGCGTCAGGTACTGCGGCGACTTCGTCTTCGACGACGAGCCCACGGTGATGCGCACCGACAACGGCGAACTCGTCACCCTCCCCTACACCGTCGAGCTGAACGACATCCCGATGATGCTCGTCCAGCACCACGAGGGGGAGCACTTCGCCCGCCGCGTGATGGACCAGTTCGACCGCCTCTACCAGGAAGGCGCCGAGCGGGCGAAGTTCATCTCGGTCGCCGTCCACCCGTACATTTCCGGCGTGCCGCACCGCATCAGGTACTTCGAGGAGATCTTCGAGAGGATGGCCGCCCACGAGGGCGTCGTCTTCTGGACCGGCGAGCAGATCTACGAGTGGTTCATGACCACGCGCCAGGCACCGACCGCGGGCTGA
- a CDS encoding alpha/beta hydrolase family protein — translation MTDTTENMIDAAPDNLEPHFEPMGWHHWPAFPWLSYQFRRGLGETQEGGGAVSEHFLAASRMIPGDKESWHREYMVMAEQNRARGQEADASGHVRTAMNCYLRAAEHFRQAEFHLEPTDPRRLPTFEQMEACSHGFLKHLNPPGEVVDIPYEPGKPICGYFVRAPYPGDRLPVLICFGGLDSIKDEMWFMQAHGALQRGISVLMVDLPGQGGTLRRHGLTARADTEVPVGACIDWLLMRGDVAPDRIACCGSSMGGYYAARAGCYEPRLAACIAHGAIWDVHEMWGDKDDSFGLAMHIRWVMGAGSMAEAMETAKAFRLEGHIDNMRCPFLVLHGGHDVLTVKAATQTYEAAIAAGVDATLRLTTPDETGAEHCQHDNPTIGQELLADWLADRFGIDQRALMKTGWSPLA, via the coding sequence ATGACCGACACGACCGAAAACATGATCGACGCGGCGCCGGACAACCTGGAGCCGCACTTCGAGCCGATGGGCTGGCACCACTGGCCGGCCTTCCCGTGGCTCTCCTACCAGTTCCGGCGGGGCCTCGGCGAAACGCAGGAGGGCGGCGGCGCCGTCTCCGAGCACTTCCTCGCCGCCTCGCGGATGATCCCCGGCGACAAGGAGAGCTGGCACCGCGAATACATGGTGATGGCCGAGCAGAACCGGGCGCGCGGCCAGGAGGCGGACGCGTCCGGCCACGTCCGCACCGCGATGAACTGCTACCTGCGCGCCGCCGAGCACTTCCGGCAGGCCGAGTTCCACCTCGAGCCGACCGACCCGCGCCGCCTGCCGACGTTCGAGCAGATGGAGGCCTGCTCCCACGGCTTCCTGAAGCACCTCAACCCGCCGGGCGAGGTGGTCGACATCCCCTACGAGCCGGGCAAGCCCATCTGCGGCTACTTCGTGCGCGCACCCTACCCCGGCGACCGGCTCCCCGTCCTCATCTGCTTCGGCGGGCTCGACTCCATCAAGGACGAGATGTGGTTCATGCAGGCGCACGGCGCCCTGCAGCGCGGCATCTCGGTGCTGATGGTGGACCTGCCCGGGCAGGGCGGGACGCTCCGCCGCCACGGCCTGACCGCCCGCGCCGACACCGAGGTGCCCGTCGGCGCCTGCATCGACTGGCTCCTGATGCGCGGCGACGTCGCCCCCGACCGCATCGCCTGCTGCGGCTCCTCCATGGGCGGCTACTACGCCGCCCGCGCCGGCTGCTACGAGCCGCGCCTCGCCGCCTGCATCGCCCACGGCGCCATCTGGGACGTGCACGAGATGTGGGGCGACAAGGACGACAGCTTCGGCCTTGCCATGCACATCCGCTGGGTGATGGGCGCCGGCTCGATGGCCGAGGCGATGGAGACCGCGAAAGCGTTCAGGCTGGAGGGGCACATCGACAACATGCGCTGCCCCTTCCTGGTCCTGCACGGCGGCCACGACGTCCTCACCGTCAAGGCCGCCACGCAGACCTACGAGGCGGCGATCGCTGCCGGCGTCGACGCCACGCTGCGCCTCACGACGCCGGACGAGACCGGCGCCGAGCACTGCCAGCACGACAACCCGACGATCGGCCAGGAGCTCCTCGCCGACTGGCTGGCGGACCGCTTCGGCATCGACCAGCGCGCCCTGATGAAGACCGGGTGGAGCCCCCTCGCATGA
- a CDS encoding cysteine hydrolase family protein, which produces MTTMNLGVDVPRAALVAIDCHCGHLDPEVATMPVAADAARRVVDANKRLMDWCRGVGIPVVHLVTRYRDATEIASNPFWRTRAEDPKATRKNVLKHNLDGMPGCTVMADLLDPADRIVDTKKRYDCFRATDLDFHLRSHGINTVIVTGVNTNSCVMATTTAANVLDYAVIVARDCVDTMDDPALHHAALSIIDTAFGWVLSTEEIMALGLAGPAREAA; this is translated from the coding sequence ATGACCACGATGAACCTCGGCGTCGACGTCCCGCGCGCCGCCCTCGTCGCCATAGACTGCCACTGCGGCCACCTCGACCCGGAGGTCGCCACCATGCCCGTCGCAGCGGACGCGGCCCGGCGGGTGGTCGACGCCAACAAGCGGCTGATGGACTGGTGTCGCGGCGTCGGCATTCCGGTGGTGCATCTCGTGACGCGGTACCGCGACGCCACCGAGATCGCCAGCAACCCCTTCTGGCGCACCCGCGCCGAGGACCCGAAGGCGACGCGCAAGAACGTCCTGAAGCACAACCTCGACGGCATGCCCGGCTGCACGGTGATGGCCGACCTCCTCGACCCCGCGGACCGGATCGTCGACACCAAGAAGCGCTATGACTGCTTCCGCGCGACGGATCTCGACTTCCACCTCCGCTCCCACGGCATCAACACCGTCATCGTCACCGGCGTGAACACCAACTCCTGCGTGATGGCGACGACCACCGCCGCCAACGTCCTCGACTACGCGGTGATCGTCGCGCGCGACTGCGTGGACACGATGGACGACCCCGCCCTGCACCACGCGGCCCTGTCGATCATCGACACGGCCTTCGGCTGGGTGCTCTCCACCGAGGAGATCATGGCGCTCGGCCTCGCCGGCCCGGCGCGCGAGGCCGCCTGA
- a CDS encoding OsmC family protein, which yields MVTVRRKELIEVKLDAHCPTMSLTEVRVRGHSLVVDEPPYRHGTDVGPTPLETMLAALMSCTHVIGARIAHERGVAMTFKAMSCTGYLDHRGIDKEADVPVPFPKIEMAITVATDLDAAAFESFKTELEARCPMSVILRQAGTTIEQTWTLA from the coding sequence ATGGTCACCGTGCGCCGCAAGGAGCTCATCGAGGTCAAGCTCGACGCGCACTGCCCGACGATGAGCCTCACCGAAGTGCGCGTGCGCGGCCACTCGCTGGTGGTCGACGAGCCGCCCTACCGCCACGGCACCGACGTCGGCCCGACGCCGCTCGAGACGATGCTAGCCGCGCTGATGAGCTGCACCCACGTCATCGGCGCGCGCATCGCCCACGAGCGCGGCGTGGCCATGACGTTCAAGGCGATGTCCTGCACCGGCTACCTGGACCATCGCGGCATCGACAAGGAGGCCGACGTCCCGGTCCCCTTTCCGAAGATCGAGATGGCCATCACCGTCGCGACGGACCTCGACGCGGCCGCCTTCGAGAGCTTCAAGACCGAGCTCGAGGCGCGCTGTCCCATGTCGGTGATCCTGCGGCAGGCCGGCACGACGATCGAGCAGACCTGGACCCTCGCCTGA
- a CDS encoding amidohydrolase family protein — protein MIIDAHTHTLCPAVNAMVADAIGPDSVPYQRDMSPESKARDAEQGPELGEKFNSLERRLADMDAMGVDIQVVAPAPGQQHFWAGAELLARLSAAQNDHVAALVGRAQGRLVGIGTLPLSAPEAAVKEVERGAALGLRAFQTDSRAGPMELSDPALDPVYAALERHGTGLMIHPLGFSHGERLSPFFMVNSVAQPLEELIAFNHLVFGGVLDRFPALKVFIPHGGGFSPFYIGRFDHTWSARPEVRRLTPHPPSHYLQRITFDTCVFRPDAVATLVNLVGAERVMLGSDYPFDMGDTDPVGTLRKAGLSGGEVETILATTARRFFAIDA, from the coding sequence ATGATCATCGACGCGCACACCCACACGCTCTGCCCCGCCGTGAACGCGATGGTGGCGGACGCCATCGGCCCCGACAGCGTGCCGTACCAGCGGGACATGTCGCCCGAGAGCAAGGCGCGGGACGCCGAGCAGGGACCGGAGCTCGGCGAGAAGTTCAACAGCCTCGAGCGGCGCCTCGCCGACATGGACGCGATGGGCGTGGACATCCAGGTCGTCGCCCCCGCTCCCGGCCAGCAGCACTTCTGGGCCGGGGCGGAGCTGCTCGCGCGGCTCAGCGCCGCGCAGAACGACCACGTCGCCGCGCTCGTCGGACGGGCACAGGGCCGCCTCGTCGGCATCGGCACGCTCCCCCTCTCCGCCCCCGAGGCGGCGGTGAAGGAGGTGGAGCGCGGCGCCGCCCTCGGCCTGCGCGCCTTCCAGACCGATTCCCGCGCGGGGCCGATGGAGCTTTCCGACCCGGCCCTCGACCCCGTCTACGCCGCGCTGGAGCGGCACGGTACGGGGCTGATGATCCACCCGCTCGGCTTCTCGCACGGTGAGCGCCTGTCGCCGTTCTTCATGGTGAACTCGGTCGCGCAGCCGCTGGAGGAACTGATCGCCTTCAACCACCTCGTCTTCGGCGGCGTGCTGGACCGCTTCCCGGCGCTGAAGGTGTTCATCCCCCATGGCGGCGGCTTCTCGCCGTTCTATATCGGCCGCTTCGACCATACCTGGTCCGCCCGGCCGGAGGTGCGGCGCCTGACGCCGCATCCCCCCTCCCACTACCTCCAGCGGATCACCTTCGACACGTGCGTCTTCCGGCCCGACGCGGTGGCGACGCTCGTCAACCTCGTCGGTGCCGAGCGCGTCATGCTGGGGAGCGACTACCCGTTCGATATGGGCGACACCGACCCGGTCGGCACGCTGCGAAAGGCCGGCCTCTCAGGCGGAGAGGTCGAGACCATCCTCGCCACGACCGCCAGGCGGTTCTTCGCGATCGACGCCTGA